In Trifolium pratense cultivar HEN17-A07 linkage group LG7, ARS_RC_1.1, whole genome shotgun sequence, a genomic segment contains:
- the LOC123895901 gene encoding uncharacterized protein LOC123895901, which yields MVSYTESQEYTNDSHCYCAHCSSGGTDDVDINFHEVYTWDMEVTNALASRKKMQVMHFPRNVSKFAFSSNQTRIVLEPEDSWEEYACTIATSNRCPYEKYFTRGWYEYKKDMKIRAGDVLKFSMPKYPGFIIVDLIRRRDRV from the exons ATGGTGAGCTATACCGAAAGTCAAGAATATACGAATGATAGTCACTGCTATTGTGCTCACTGTTCTTCTGGAGGGACCGACGATGTTGATATCAATTTTCACGAAGTTTACACTTGGGATATGGAGGTCACTAATGCACTTGCTTCCAGGAAAAAGATGCAAGTCATG CATTTCCCCCGTAATGTATCGAAGTTTGCATTCTCTTCAAATCAGACACGAATCGTTCTTGAACCAGAAGACAGCTGGGAGGAATACGCATGCACAATTGCTACTTCAAATCGATGCCCCTACGAGAAGTACTTCACTCGTGGTTGGTATGAATACAAGAAGGATATGAAGATTAGAGCTGGCGATGTTCTTAAGTTTTCAATGCCAAAGTATCCGGGTTTTATCATCGTTGATCTTATTCGTCGCCGTGATCGTGTTTGA
- the LOC123899537 gene encoding uncharacterized protein LOC123899537, with protein METYYCDLIDVTPLGNFVTMLFSNQKFGEVDPKFIRDFGHELPGQWRIMDYRFEHHVVTYNKDEIHPLLTDGWEEMREEFDLHKNEEIHFAYHGEGLFGITASRRFECEEQIPNYHSRYTRGNCARFQVELTRENIRNPYLSIWDLFAIFVRNCNVNVITACCDNGTKTDLQIAIHDNPFPVTALGPGWFGFCRKNGFRAGDGLCFNFSLVNSGNNVVRVFKI; from the exons ATGGAGACCTACTATTGTGATCTTATCGATGTTACACCTCTTGGGAACTTTGTAACCATGCTTTTCTCAAATCAG AAATTTGGAGAGGTGGATCCAAAGTTCATTCGTGATTTTGGACATGAACTTCCTGGACAATGGAGGATAATGGATTATCGATTTGAGCATCATGTTGTTACATACAACAAAGATGAAATCCATCCTCTTCTCACAGATGGATGGGAAGAGATGAGAGAGGAGTTCGATCTTCATAAGAATGAAGAAATCCATTTTGCCTATCATGGTGAAGGTCTGTTTGGTATCACTGCTTCAAGAAGATTTGAATGTGAAGAACAAATCCCAAACTATCATAGCCGATATACTCGTGGTAATTGTGCTAGATTTCAAGTGGAACTCACGCGTGAGAACATCAGGAATCCATATTTG AGCATATGGGATTTGTTTGCAATTTTTGTGCGAAATTGTAATGTGAATGTGATAACTGCTTGCTGTGACAATGGAACAAAGACTGATCTTCAAATTGCAATTCACGACAATCCTTTCCCGGTGACTGCCTTAGGACCTGGTTGGTTTGGTTTTTGTCGCAAAAATGGGTTTCGTGCTGGTGATGGATTATGCTTTAATTTTTCACTTGTTAACTCTGGTAATAATGTTGTGCGCgtttttaaaatctaa